One part of the Plasmodium brasilianum strain Bolivian I chromosome Unknown PB_00_02, whole genome shotgun sequence genome encodes these proteins:
- a CDS encoding fam-l protein, whose product MERSTIITLFVKIYSFILITWTCHFNNDLCIFKKNMENNYIHDRKLTTRSYRILSKSNQDKYLCIAGLKDEVGNNKIRLVSRMSNNEKGDLVKRKQLNGNSSKCERSIKQTMKNKSNIFETKKYSCLEKKIFKELDYIYFLKNNRTISDKTYKNIMRKKLALRISLPLVLLLLLLLSLILDLSGSYGLRKGMFKILNVASKGWYDKLQGFLKNSPLGVFFELVVKEENKQVKKVIGTGFRNVKILHIDCVMQFMEFLIYFILFFILFVTFISAVIYHHKKVKKFQKIKYRKR is encoded by the exons atggaaaGAAGTACTATTATAACcttatttgttaaaatttattcGTTTATCCTTATTACATGGACATGCCATTTTAACAATGATCtg tgcatatttaagaaaaatatggaaaataattacatacaTGATAGAAAATTAACTACAAGAAGTTATAGAATACTATCAAAAAGTAATcaagataaatatttatgtattgcAGGGTTAAAGGACGAAGtaggaaataataaaatacgtTTAGTAAGTAGAATGtctaataatgaaaagggGGATCtagtaaaaagaaaacaattaAATGGTAATTCATCAAAATGTGAGCGGAGCATTAAACAaactatgaaaaataaatctaatatatttgaaacaaaaaaatattcttgtcttgaaaaaaaaatattcaaagaactagattatatatattttcttaaaaataacagGACAATTAGTGATAAAacttataaaaacataatgcGTAAAAAATTAGCATTACGAATTTCCTTACCTTTagtattgttattattattgttattgtcaCTCATATTAGATTTATCTGGTTCTTATGGACTTAGAAAAGGAATGTTTAAGATATTGAATGTTGCTTCAAAAGGGTGGTACGATAAATTACAAGGTTTTCTGAAGAATTCTCCTTTAGGTGTATTTTTTGAGTTAGTggtaaaagaagaaaataaacaagtaaaaaaagttataggGACGGGATTTAGGAATGTAAAGATTCTGCATATAGATTGCGTAATGCAGTTTAtggaatttttaatatattttatacttttctttatattatttgtcaCATTTATATCTGCGGTTATTTACcaccataaaaaagttaagaaatttcaaaaaattaagtatagaaaaaggtaa
- a CDS encoding fam-l protein: MEKTMMILLRTKIYAFILLSWTYHFKNDVSIFKMSTIHNYKIEKKIDESTYRILAKYKQDKDSCALYLQEYIPKYESNKKRYISNNEEKTPETKKQSNGSASVNEAGHKQHMKNKSFMFETKAYSRIEKKIFKELDYLDFLKNNRTITDKFFRKIIFKKKKVRICLPLFLFLFLSISIILDFSCGYGIIGGLLKILNATLESKWSRPLRAFLRKLNLDFLWYTSEVTVNNSLKKDWTFITKPFLIYIIYCIPLLLLGITIILGIFYYHKKVKKYQEIKFRKR, from the exons atgGAAAAAACAATGATGATACTTTTACGTACTAAAATTTATGCGTTTATACTTTTATCCTGGACAtaccattttaaaaatgacgTA agTATATTTAAGATGTCTACGATTCATAACTACAAgattgaaaagaaaatagatGAAAGCACATATAGGAtactagcaaaatataaacaagaTAAGGATTCATGTGCTTTATATTTACAAGAATATATACCAAAATATGaatcaaacaaaaaaaggtaCATATCTAACAATGAAGAAAAAACCCCAGAAACAAAAAAGCAGTCAAATGGAAGCGCATCAGTGAATGAAGCAGGTCATAAGCaacatatgaaaaataaatcttttatGTTTGAAACAAAAGCATATTCTcgtatagaaaaaaaaatattcaaagaattAGATTACTtagattttcttaaaaacaaCAGAACTATTACTGATAAGTTTttcagaaaaataatatttaaaaaaaaaaaagtacgaATTTGTTTAcctttattcttattcttgTTTTTATCAATCTCTATAATATTAGATTTTTCTTGTGGTTATGGAATTATTGGGGggttgttaaaaatattgaatgCAACACTAGAAAGTAAATGGTCAAGACCCTTACGTGCTTTCTTGCGGAAACTTAATTTAGACTTTTTGTGGTATACATCTGAGGTTACTGTAAAtaatagtttaaaaaaagacTGGACTTTTATAACTAAACcttttctaatttatataatttattgtatACCTCTCCTATTACTGGGTATCACCATTATATTAGGAATTTTTTACTACcacaaaaaagtaaaaaaatatcaagaAATTAAGTTCAGGAAAAGGTAA
- a CDS encoding fam-m protein — protein MEKKIKLHITVKIVTFLLLTRILYFDNNLSIFRKSLDEYCCPGKKLDTRYYRSLAKYKLDNGSNNVCLKGTFPNNRLNEKKNIYGNYEEGKGKNEQSNKGLFNKAQYYTEVIDFNKGIFDGKHFHFERKWIKKKDYDYFLEKHRRICDIGLKKVKFRSYGFGVFLFVLFFLLGIGIPVLPKLTFLENTWKLIENSTLLKEICKSIKTFIKDKQPYLYSILYIVLMIMVSIMFLVAIYKILRNNEKYNKIKLIAE, from the exons atggaaaaaaaaataaaattacatattacTGTTAAAATTGTTACGTTTCTCCTTTTAACTAGGATATTGTACTTTGATAATAACCTG AGTATATTTAGGAAATCTCTGGATGAGTACTGTTGCCCTggtaaaaaattagataCAAGATATTATCGATCactagcaaaatataaacttGATAATGGTTCAAATAATGTATGTTTAAAGGGAACGTTTCCAAATAATAGactaaatgaaaaaaagaatatatatggtAATTATGAGgaaggaaaaggaaagaatGAACAATCCAATAAAGGTTTATTTAATAAGGCGCAATATTATACAGAAGTTATAGACTTCAATAAAGGAATATTTGATGGGaaacatttccattttgaaaggaagtggataaaaaaaaaagactatGATTATTTTCTTGAAAAACACAGAAGAATTTGTGATATaggtttaaaaaaagtaaaatttagAAGTTACGGATTTGgagttttcctttttgttctttttttcttgttgGGAATTGGAATACCCGTGTTACCTAAGTTAACGTTTTTGGAAAATACATGGAAACTTATTGAAAATTCTACATTATTGaaagaaatatgtaaaagtataaaaactTTTATAAAGGATAAACAGCCCTATCTTTattcaatattatatatcgTACTTATGATTATGGTATCTATTATGTTTTTAGTGGCGATTTATAagattttaagaaataatgaaaaatataataaaattaagttgaTTGCtgagtaa